A genomic stretch from Arachis stenosperma cultivar V10309 chromosome 3, arast.V10309.gnm1.PFL2, whole genome shotgun sequence includes:
- the LOC130967603 gene encoding interactor of constitutive active ROPs 3, translated as MQTPNPKTRNGGSSEVPQKVSPRAIRQLRPTGLDTDAVSSLSQANKMSKERSPKIADRRSPRSPVPERKRPSKISELESQVSQLQEDLRVVRDQLILSESSKKQAKQEAEDVKDQLLVLSAKLEDSQKQILELSATKELHDSELEKTIEEHECEVEASRNRLSVDPAALASAMNEMQHLKAQLGLTANCETEQIQHIESADTELLSLKQNLSETLSLVEEMKNQLRNCKESEAQAQAMVNETLLQLEEANRTVDQLRTDAAKAVDGYNSIALELDESRARINSLEELASNHSGNSLIEGLKESEDPTPIEGEIHALKAEVARLRSAVETAETNYQEEQIRSTVQLRNAYELMEQIKSESNKKACELEAELKAKKVEIEELKANLMDKETELQGIVEENENLSSKLDESIASKKENKLKQELNKLNECVAELKADLMDKETTLQSISEENESLKSEINKSLSDGGKVSKEEAAAEVEAAKAAEREALAKLGIVMEEADRSNRKAARVAEQLEAAQAASSEMEAELRRLKVQSDQWRKAAEAAAAMLSAGNNGKITERTVSLDSNNYKRSPFGEHMMDDDDEYNRKKNGNMLKKIGVLWKKPQK; from the exons ATGCAGACCCCTAACCCAAAGACAAG AAATGGCGGATCCTCTGAAGTTCCTCAGAAGGTTTCGCCGCGTGCGATTCGCCAACTAAGGCCCACCGGTCTAGACACAGACGCCGTATCTTCGTTAAGCCAAGCTAATAAAATGTCAAAAGAAAGAAGCCCTAAGATCGCCGACCGCAGATCGCCGAGAAGCCCTGTTCCAGAG AGGAAGCGCCCGAGCAAGATATCCGAATTGGAATCACAAGTTTCTCAACTTCAAGAGGATCTGAGGGTGGTAAGGGACCAGCTTATTCTGTCCGAATCGAGCAAGAAGCAAGCTAAGCAAGAGGCTGAGGATGTCAAGGATCAACTGTTAGTCCTATCTGCGAAACTCGAGGATTCGCAGAAGCAAATTCTAGAGCTCTCAGCTACTAAAGAACTTCATGATTCTGAGCTTGAAAAAACCATAGAGGAGCACGAATGCGAAGTCGAGGCTTCTAGAAACCGGCTTTCAGTTGACCCTGCTGCACTTGCCTCTGCAATGAATGAAATGCAACATCTCAAGGCTCAGCTTGGACTGACAGCTAATTGTGAGACTGAACAAATCCAACACATCGAATCCGCGGACACAGAGCTGTTGAGCTTGAAGCAGAACTTGTCAGAAACTCTCTCTCTTGTGGAGGAAATGAAAAATCAATTAAGGAACTGCAAAGAATCTGAAGCTCAGGCCCAAGCTATGGTTAATGAGACTTTGTTGCAACTTGAGGAAGCTAATAGAACTGTAGATCAGCTAAGGACCGATGCTGCGAAGGCCGTTGATGGCTACAACTCCATTGCTTTAGAGTTAGATGAGTCTAGAGCAAGAATCAACTCGCTCGAGGAACTTGCGAGCAATCATTCTGGAAATTCTCTGATTGAGGGATTGAAAGAGAGCGAGGATCCTACTCCGATCGAAGGCGAAATTCATGCTTTGAAGGCCGAGGTTGCGCGACTAAGATCTGCTGTAGAAACTGCCGAAACTAATTACCAAGAAGAACAGATTCGAAGCACGGTGCAGCTTAGGAATGCCTATGAGTTGATGGAACAGATAAAATCTGAATCAAACAAGAAGGCATGCGAGTTAGAAGCTGAATTGAAAGCGAAGAAAGTTGAAATCGAAGAGTTGAAAGCTAACTTGATGGACAAGGAAACTGAATTGCAAGGTATTGTGGAGGAAAATGAGAATTTGAGTTCAAAGCTTGATGAGAGCATTGCATCCAAAAAGGAGAACAAGCTTAAACAAGAACTTAACAAACTCAATGAATGTGTGGCCGAATTGAAGGCTGATCTGATGGACAAGGAGACAACACTGCAAAGCATATCCGAAGAGAACGAATCGCTGAAATCGGAAATCAACAAGAGCTTGTCAGATGGTGGCAAAGTTAGTAAAGAGGAGGCTGCAGCAGAAGTCGAGGCGGCTAAGGCTGCAGAGCGCGAGGCGCTCGCGAAACTTGGGATTGTGATGGAGGAGGCGGATAGGAGCAACCGGAAGGCTGCGAGGGTGGCCGAGCAGCTGGAAGCAGCGCAGGCGGCCAGCTCGGAAATGGAAGCAGAGCTGAGGAGGCTAAAGGTGCAGTCTGATCAATGGAGGAAGGCAGCAGAGGCTGCGGCGGCTATGCTTTCGGCCGGAAACAATGGTAAGAT